The Caballeronia sp. Lep1P3 genome segment TCGCGGCCATCGTCGATGCCGGCACGTTCGCTGCCGCCGCCGACAGGCTCGGGATGTCGCAGCCCGGCGCGAGCCGCGCGATTGCGCGTCTCGAAGCGCGTCTTCGGATACGCCTCTTCGACCGCACGACGCGCACCGTCTCGCTCACCGACGACGGCCGGCGCTTCTTCGAACAGGTGATGCCGCATCTCGCCGGGCTCGAAGAAGCGGCCGCGACCGCGTCGGGCAGCGCGACCGCCGTGCGCGGCCGCCTGCGCGTGAACGTCGATCCGATCTTCTCGCGCCTCGTGCTCGGGCCGAAGCTCGAAGCGTTCATGCAGGCGCATCCGGAGCTCGAACTGGAACTGCTCACGCGCGACCGCCTCGGCGACATGATCGCGGACGGCTTCGATCTCGCCGTGCGCTTCGGCGAGCCGCGCAATTCGAGTCTCGTCGCGCGCAAGCTGCTCGATACGCCGGTGCGGACGGTCGCCGCGCCGTCGTATGTCGCGCGATGCGGCCGGCCTGCGACGCCGCAAGCGCTTGCGAGCGAAGGGCATCGGTGCATCGAGTTCCGCGATCCGGAAACGGGGCGGCCGTTTCCGTGGGAGTTTCATCGCGGAAAGAAGCGCCTGACGGTGGACACGCGCGGGCATCTCACGCTCAACGATCCCGGCACGATGCTGAGCGCGTGTCTTTCGGGCTACGGCATCGCGCAGATACTCGAACTCGGACACGCGCATCTCATCGACGAAGGCACGCTGATCGACCTCTTTCCCGACTGGCCCGACGAGCGTTTTCCGCTGTATGCGTTTCATCCGTCGCGGCATCATCCGCCCGCGAAGACGCGCGCGTTTCTCGATTTCGCGGTGGCGCTGGCCGGGAACGAGTGACGCCGATGCGAGCGTGAATCAGGGCGCGCACGCGTCGGGCCGCGCCTTCGTGCCGCGACGCTCGGGCGGCACCTTGCAGTTGTCGACGCGCTGTTCGTCGCTCGCCTTGTCGCCGAGGCGCTCCTTGAGCGTCTTCGCTTCCGATGCGGCGGGCGCGCTCGCGGCATCGTCGGCGCGCGCGGCAGCGGCCGTCGCGAACGCGAGCAGGACAAGAACGATGATTTTCATGATGGCGCGAGCGTGAACAGCCAACATCATCACCGCATGGCGACGGCGCCGAGTCCCGTTTCTTGCGCTTTCATGTCCACGGCGCGCAGTCCGCGCACCGACACTTCCAGTCCGCTCGTGCCGTTGCGGTTCTTCGCGCCGAAAGTCGCGTGATGCCGCTCGGCCACGCGCAGCGCGATGGCCAGCCCGAGGCCGCTGCCCTGCCCTTGTGTGCCGACGCAGCGATAAAAGCGGTCGCATACGCGTTCGAGTTCGCTCGCGGGAATGCCGGGGCCGGTATCGAGCACCGTCAGCGCGATGCCATCGGCTTCGCGGCGCAGCGTGACGTCCACGCGCCCACCGCGCGGCGTATGGCGTATCGCGTTGTCGAGCAGATTATTGACGAGCACGGCAAGCGCATGACTGTCGCCGAGAATGCCGAACGCGTCGAGGTCGCCGTGCGGCTGCTCCAGTTCGAGGCCGAGATCGATCGACTTCGTTTCCGCGAGCAACGAAAAGTCAGACACGCGCGTTTCGCACAGCGCGCGCAGGCTCATCGGCGCGATGGCCGCTTCGCGCGCCGCGTCCTCGCGCGCCATGCTGAGCAACTGCTGCGCGAGGTGGATGAGCCGGTTGAGCCGGCCGTCGATCCGGGCGAGCGTCGCGCTGTCGACCTTCAGCGAACCGTCGCCGATGGCGCCCTGTATCTGCAGCTTGAGCGCGGTGAGCGGCGTGCGCAGTTCGTGCGCGGCATCCGCGACGAACGTGCGTTGCGCTTCGGAGGCGTCGTTCAGGCGCGCGAGCAGTCCGTTCAACGCATCGACGAGCGGCCGCAGTTCGACCGGCATCGGCCCGGAAATGGCCACGGGTTCGAGCGATTCCGAATGACGCGCGGACAGCGCGCGCGACAGCGATCGCACCGGCGCAAGCCCGCGCGCCACGACGACCAGCACGATCACGACGATGACCGGTATCAGCAGCGCGAGCGGCCAGATGATGCGCAGCGCGAGCGTGATGGCGAGGTCGTCGCGCACGAAATACGGCTGCGCGACCTGCACGAAGCGATCCGGCTGCGTGACGCCGAACGCGCGCCAGCGATACCCTTCGCGCTCGCTCGAACGAAAGCCGTCGCCGAAGCGCGGCAGCGCGGGTTCGCGCGGCGAGTGATAGACCAGACGCCCGGACTTGTCCCAGATGTCGATGACGAGCCGGTCGTCGGCGATGCCGTGCAGATCGTGGCTGCGGCCCTCGGCGACATCCGCGGCGCCGACGTTGCCCGGCAGCGAAAGCGCGACGGTGCGCAGTTCGTAGTCGAAGAGTTCGCCGGCTTCCAGTTGCGCCGTGCGGAAAATGCCGAGTCCCGCCATGAGACAGGCGAGCGCGAGTCCGCAGATGAGCCAGCGCAGCAGCCAGCGCCGGATGGAGTTCATCCGATCCTCTTCAGCCGGTAGCCGACGCCGCGCACCGTCACGATCTGCTCCGCGCCGATCTTGCGCCGCAGGCTGTGGACGTGAACTTCGATTGCATTGCTCCCCACTTCCTCGCCCCATCCGTAAAGTTTTTCCTCGAGTTCCGAGCGCCGGAAAACCCGCGACGGCTCCTCGATCAACGCCTGCAGCAGCGCGAATTCGCGCGGCACGAGATTCAGCGCGACGCCGTCCTTCGCGGCCTCGTGCGCGGCCGGATCGAGCGTGAGTTCGCCATGCGAATACACGAGCTGCTTGTGACCGGTGCGCCGTCTAAGAAGCGCGCGCACGCGGGCGGCCAGCTCGTCGAGATCGAACGGCTTCATCAGGTAATCGTCCGCGCCGGCATCGAGGCCACGGATGCGGTCGTCGACCGCATCGCGCGCGGTGAGAATCATGACGAGCGCATCGCCGCCGTTCTTGCGATAGGCGCCGAGCACGTCGAGGCCGTCGCGCTTGGGCAGCGAGAGATCGAGCAGCACGAGGTCGTACACGCCGTTGTCGAGCGAAAGCTCAGCGGCGCGGCCATCCTGCGCCCAGTCCACCGTGTAACTCGACCGGCGCAGCGCGGCCTGCACTGTCTCCGCGATCATCTCGTCGTCCTCAACCAAAAGCAGGCGCATACCCTTCTCCACGCTGAATTTCGTCGGCGATTGTCGGTGTTTCTTGCTTAACCGCAACTTAACGGCGCGCATTGCTGCGGTTAAGCATCGCATAAGCATCGCAGCGGCACTATCCCGGCAAAGGGGCGCCGCACGGCGGTGCGTCCAGGAGATGCCTGATGCAAGCGTCCACTCTCGTGTCCCTGCGCGCGCATGCGGTGTTGATCGCCCTGTGCGTGGCTGCATCCGATGCCGCGTGGCTGCTCGTCTGCGGATGTTCGGGGCATGTCCATGCGCTGCAATCGCTCGCGGTCCGCATGGCCACGCTCGCGAGCGCAGCGGGCATTGCGATCTTCGTGCGACGCATCGCGAAGCGGGCGTTTCATCGCACTCACGCGCCGATTGGCGCTTGCGACTGGCTCGCCCAGCTTCACCTCGAATTGTGCCCTGCCGAAAGCCGGCGCGACGGCGAAAACCGCTGCAAGCGCGCCGCGTCATCGGGCAGAAGTCCACGCGGTCGGGCGTGACTCGGAACGCGCCCGGTCCGGTTTGAGCCCGGCTTCGTGCCGGGCTTTTTTTCGTCCCCTCAGTGCTTAAGGTGAGCGTTTTCGGGATCGACGTGCGCGATGCGCCGTGGGAAGGCCGTCGCAGCGTGCTAAAGGTGAGCGTTTTCGGGATCGGCGGATTTCTCTCGCGCGGCGGTCGGCGCGAGTTGCATCGTTAGTGATCCGTTGCTTTGTTCGATCCGGCTCTCCGCCGCCTAAAACTTCACTCGAAGCTGAAATCCGACGGTGAACGGAAGGTCGCTGGAAGGTATCGGCGGAATCAGAATGAAGTTCGCCCCGACGCGTTTGTACGCGAGCATGACGAGCGGCGCGGCCACCGGTCCGACCATGTGGTCGTGTCCGATGCCCCAGCGACCGTAGTCGTAGCCGGAGATCAGGCCGCCCATCGCGCCGATTCGTACGAAGCCCCAATGCAGGAACTCCGGCGCCCAGACCCCGCCGCCATAGAACGACGGTTTGGACAGCGAATTGCGGAAATAGCCGGCCGTCACCGCCCACTGCGGCGCAACCCAGCATTCCGCGCCGATGCCGGGATTGAATTGCTGGAAATGCTTGTCGGGGTGGACGTGATGCGAGCCGATCATCGCATCGATCCAGAGTCCGTCGTCGCACCAGGCCGCCTGCGCCGGCAGCGCCCACGTCAGCGCCGCAGCCGCGATCAGCAGCGTCGCGGCAAGCGAGCCGGAGTACAGGGAACGCAAGCGCATGAGTTATCCGCCATCGCGCAAATGGATGGCGCCTTTTTGAGATTAGGTTCGACGCGAACTCTACCTGAAAGGCGCCATTGTCGTTTGCAGACGCGAAAGTGGCGTGACGGTTGTTCGTGCCTGGAATCGTCGTGTGCGAGAAACTTGTCGAAATCCAGTTCCGACGATCACGCGACTTCAGGAAATAATCGATGAAATGGGCAAAACGGCAATCCGCCAAGCTAATGGCGTCGCTGATTTTGGCGTGCGCTTGCTTCGGCGCGTGCACGCCTTTCGAGGTGGTCACGCATCACGTATCCGCCAACGAAAGCAGCGTTCCGGCTGGACGCTATGAGCTGGATCCGCATCATTGGAACGTCAGCTTCGACGTCGATCACTTCCACTACTCGCGATTCGTGATCCGTTTCGACAAGGTCACGGCGCAACTCGACTGGAACGCGAACGGCATGGCCGACAGCGCGGTACGCGCCACGATCGACGCATCCAGCGTCGATACCAACGTGCCGTTGCTCGACCGAATGGTGAAAGGCCCGGATATGTTCGATGTTGCGCGCAATCCGGACATCACTTTCGTGAGCACGGGCTTCGAACGAACCGGCGACGACAAAGGCGCGCTGACCGGCAATCTCACGATACGCGGCGTCACCCGGCCGGTGACGCTCGGCGTGAGGTTCAACGGCCACGCCGTCAATCCGCTAACGAAACAGGAAACGCTCGGCTTCTCTGCCGACGGTCATTTCAGTCGCGCGCAGTTCGGCTTGACGACGTGGTATCCCGCCGTCGGCGACGATGTTCACGTCGCCATTCAGGCAGAGTTCTCGAAGGCGCAGAAGTAAAGGCGGCTAGGCCGCAGTCCAGTCGAGCACGACCTTGCCGCTGTTGCCGGAGAGCATCGTATGGAACGCGCGCTCGTAATCGTCGACGGGAAACGTGTGCGTGAGAATGGGCGAGAGATCAAGGCCGCTTTGCAGCATCGCGACCATCTTGTACCAGGTCTCGAACATTTCGCGACCGTAGATGCCTTTGATCTCGAGTCCCTTGAAGATGACCTGATTCCAATCGATTGCAGTCTGCGCGGGCGGAATGCCGAGCAGGGCGATCTTCCCGCCGTGATTCATCGATTCCAGCATCGCGGTGAAAGCGCTCGGCACGCCCGACATTTCCAGCCCGACGTCGAAACCTTCCGTCATGCCGAGGTCGCGCATGACGTCGCGCAGGTTGTCGCGCGCCACGTTGACGGCGCGCGTCGCGCCCATCTTTCGAGCGAGTTCCAGCCGGTAGTCGTTGACATCCGTGATGACGACGTTGCGCGCGCCGACGTGCCGCGCAATCGCCGCGGCCATCACGCCGATGGGCCCCGCTCCGGTGATGAGCACGTCTTCGCCGACTAGATTGAACGACAGTGCGGTATGCGTCGCGTTGCCGAAGGGATCGAAGATCGCGGCGAGATCATCGGAGATGTCAGCGGGAATCTTGAAGGCGTTGAACGCGGGAATCACCAGATACTCCGCGAACGCGCCTTCGCGGTTCACGCCGACGCCGACGGTGTTGCGACAGAGGTGGCGTCGTCCCGCGCGACAGTTCCGGCAGAACCCGCAGGTGATGTGCCCTTCGCCCGACACGCGGTCGCCGATGGAGGAGCCGCGCACTTCCTGGCCCATCTCGACTATCTCGCCGACATACTCGTGGCCGACGTGCATCGGCACGGGAATGGTTTTCTGCGCCCAGTCGTCCCACTTCCAGATATGGATGTCGGTTCCGCAGATCGCAGTCTTGCGTATGCGGATGAGGACATCGTTGTGGCCGACTTCCGGGCGCTTCACGCGCGTGAGCGTGAGACCGGGGGCGCGTTCGAGTTTGGCGAGGGCTTTCATTGCGGCTGATCCTGGCGTTTGGTCTTGGCTAGTTGGATCGAGAGGCTTATGGCTCGGACTGCAGGGGTGGCGCTTGATAGTGTTATGCGCATAAAGTCCGCCGCGCATCAGCGGATCACGCCCAGCGAGCGGCCGACGCGAGCGAACGCGTCCACGGCGCGGTCTATCTGTTCGGGCGTATGCGCGGCGCTCATTTGGGTACGAATGCGCGCGCGTCCTTTGGGCACGACAGGATAGGAAAAGCCGATTACATACACGCCTTCGTTGAGCAAGTCGTCTGCCATCTGGGAGGCGAGTTGCGCATCGCCGAGCATCACTGGAATGATCGGGTGTTCGCCGGGAATCAGGTCGAAGCCTAGCGAAGTCATTCTTTCGCGGAAGCGCGCGCCATTCTCGCGGACGCGACTGCGCAAAGCGCCGCCTTCGTCGCTCGCGATCAGTTCCAACACCTTCAAAGAAGCCGCAGCGATACTCGGCGCGAGCGTATTCGAGAAAAGATAGGGGCGGCTGCGCTGGCGCAATAGTTCGATGATTTCCGCGTGGCCCGCGACGTACCCGCCCGATGCGCCGCCGAGCGCCTTGCCCAGCGTGCCGGTGATGATGTCCACGCGGTCCAGCACGCCGCAATGTTCGGGCGTGCCACGACCGTTTTCGCCGATGAAACCCACGGCGTGCGAGTCGTCCACCATGACGAGCGCGCCGTAGCGGTCGGCCAGATCGCGGATGCCGGCGAGATCGGCGATGATGCCGTCCATTGAAAAGACGCCGTCCGTCGCGATCAGCTTGAAGCGCGCGCCAGCGGCGTCGGCTTCCTGAAGACGCGCTTCGAGATCGGCGAGATCGTTGTTCTTGTAGCGCAGCCGGCGCGCCTTCGACAGGCGCACGCCATCGATGATGCTCGCGTGGTTCAGTTCGTCGCTGATGATCGCGTCGTCCTCGGTCAGCAGCGTCTCGAAAAGCCCGCCGTTTGCGTCGAAGCAACTCGAGTAGAGAATGGCATCGTCGGTGCCGAGGAATTGCGCGATGGCCTTTTCCAGCGTCTTGTGGATCGTCTGAGTGCCGCAGATGAAACGCACGGACGCCATCCCGAAACCGTCGGCGTCCAATCCTTGCTTCGCGGCTTCTATCAAGCGCGGGTCGTCCGCAAGACCGAGATAGTTGTTTGCGCAGAAGTTCAACACTTCTGAACCGTCGGCGAGCCGGATGTTCGATGACTGCGGGCTTGCGATCACGCGTTCCTGCTTATAAAAGCCGGCCGCGCGAATGCCTTCGATGGTTTCGCGCAGGTGCGACAAGAATTCGTTCTTCATCGGCGTCTTCCTCGTGGACTTTCCCGACCGGCTGGCGGCGGACAACCGGCGCGCAGTCTTTCCGTCCTGTTATAGTGCATCGATCAAACCGGATCGGTTCGGTATTTCGAACCCTCGTCCAATATATCGAACACTTTAAGGGAACAAAAGACTCATGGCAAGCTCGCGCTCGGAAGCGTCGGCGGAAGCGTCGGCGGAAGCGTCGGCGGAAGCGTCGGCGGGAGAGGCGGCGGCATCGGCGCCGGCCCCGCCGCGCGTCGGAGAACACATTCAGCGTCTGCGCAACGAGCGCAAGTTGACGCTCGATGATTTATCGCGTGCGGCCGGCGTCTCAAAGTCGATGCTGTCGGAGATCGAGCGCGACAAGGCGAATCCGACGATCGCCGTCGCGTGGCGGCTGACGAACGCGCTCGGAATCAGCCTCGATCAATTGTTCGCGCAGCAAAAGCCCGCAGAGGCGATCCGCGTCGCGAGTCCACGCGACATCCCGACGCTCAACGGCGACAACGGTGGGTATCAATTGCGTGTGTGGGGCCCGATCGAATTGGCGGGCAAGTTCGAATGGTATGAGCTCACGTTGCAACCGGGAGCGGCCCTCACGTCGAACGCGCATGAGCCTGGGACGCGCGAGCATGTCACGGTGCTGAACGGGGCCATCGAAGTCGAGGCCTCCGGCGCGAGGCGCCGGCTCAAAGCCGGCGAAACGGCAAGATATGCCGCCGACGACGGCCATGCCATCCGCAACGTGGGTCGATCCGAGGCGAAGGCGCTGCTCGTCGTCATCCACGGTTAGAGGCGTCGCGCGACTATGAGCGCGGGGCCGGAACTTTATGCGCATCAAGCTGCCCGCGCCCCCCGCTAAGTAAAAACGGGACGCCGCAATGGCGTCCCGCTTCCGAGCCGAGCCGCCAACCAGCGGCGGCAATCCGAGTTACGGATTCTTCTTTACGCTGTCCTTCACATCCTCGCGGACATCGCCCGCGCCCTTCTGGATCTTGCCGGCGGCTTGCTGCATGTCGCCCTTGGCTTCCTGCGCCGGATCGTCGGTCGCCTTGCCGACTGCCTCGTTGATCTTCCCCTTCACTTGCTGGCCGACGCCTTTCACTTGGTCTTCGTTCATCCTGGTTCTCCTTTAGTTTCAGCGCTCGTTCGCGCAGAACTCCGGTTGTCGGACGCGTAGCGCACTCGACGACCCGAAGCATGGTTCTAGCATGCGCTCCCAGGCCCCGTTTCCATAGCGGCGCATGTCTGAATCGCGCGTAGGCGGAATCGCACATACACCGGCCGCCATCAGCGCGACGCTATTTTCATCGGAGCCAGTACTGTATATTTATACAGTACAGCGAGACCGTAGAAGGGGTGAAGACATGGATTCGAATGGCGAGCATCTGAGCAAGAAGCAGTTCGCGCGGGCCGTGCGCGACCTCGAGCGCATTACGCGGCAAGTCGCGGGGCGCTATATCGAGAAAGGCGTTCCGCTGACGTGGCGTCTATTGCATGCGATCGAAGCCGAAGCCGTCGCGGACCTGGGTTTCGCCGGCCGGCACGAGGCGGCGCTGCGCGAACTATTCGCGCGTCCCGACAACTTCCAGTACCCGGAGACGGACGATGTCGTCGATATCGCATCGTCCGACGCATTGCCGGCAGTCTTCGCATTCGCGGTCGATGCCTACGAAAGCGCCGCGCGCCAAGGCCGGCCGCAACTGGCGATCGCTGCACACTGATGCGCGCGGAAACGTCTTCGCGACGCGTGCTGCGGTCGATTTCGTCACGGCGAGAAATCCGCAGCCATGTCGGCGTCGGTGCGCGCCTCGAGTTCGCCGCTCCGGCACGCGGCGCGGAACCGCTCGTAGTCCTGCTCGACTTGCTGTGCGCAGGCGCGTCCGTACCGAACGAGCGCCTCCGCGAAGCGCTCACTTCTGCCGATGTACGCCGAAATCTCCGGCGCGCAGCCGCCAGCCTTCGCGTGCGCGCGGGCGAGCGCCCAGCCGCATAAGCCGGCGTAACGGCGCAGGCCGTCCTTGTCGAGCGTCTCGAGTTCGACCGATATCTTCATGTCGCGCAGTTGGCGCACGTAAAAGGTGCGTCCGAGCGCGCCTGTCGCCCAGCCGAGAAACGGATCGCTCGCCGCCTGCATCAGACGTTGCCCGTGGACGACGCGCAAGCCATCGTGCGTGATGCCGCGCTCGCGGATTCCCGCCTTCGCGTATCGCGCGACGACCGACATCGACGCTTCCTTCAATTGCAGAAAAAGCGGCTTGCCGTGATGGTCGGTCAGCAACAGCACGAGACAGCGCGTGCCGACGCTTCCCACGCCCACCACCTTGAATGCGACGTCCTGAAGCGCGAACTGCGCAAGCAATGCGGCGCGCTCGGGCGTGAGCGAAGCGGCGTAGTCGCGCATCAAGGCGGTGAACAACGTCGAACGATCGTGCGTCATCGCCATCCATTCGTCGTCGGGGTCGATCAGCGAACTTGTGCCGCGAATGTGAAACACCGCGGGCGGTGCATCGCGGATGCGCCATCCGTCGCCCGTACGGTCGGCGAGCTTCGGCAGCATCGTTCCGTGCGTGCGCCGCAAAGCGCGCGCGATGCCTCGACGGACGCGGCGACGGCCGTCGTCGGTGCGCGCGAGATCGTGCATGCGTGCAAAGGTGATCCGTTCGTGCCACAGGTCGAGCGCGCTCATTTCGGCGTACTCGGCCATGTGCCGCTGATAGCTCTGCGTCGCCTCGAACGCGCACTCGTCGGCGCTCAGCGGGCCGTGACCCAGGTGCCGGCCCGCCACGCTCAGGCTGCCGGCCAGACGCTTGATGTCCCATTCCCACGGCCCGCGCGAAGTTTCGTCGAAATCGTTGAGATCGAAGACGAGCGCGCGCTCCGGCGTCGCGAAGCCGCCGAAGTTGGCGAGGTGACAGTCGCCGCAAATCTGGAAATGGATACCGCTGTCGAGTGTGCCCGCCAGATCGTGCGCGTGCACGATCGCGCTGCCGCGATAAAACGCGAACGGCGACGCCAGCATCCGGCCATAGCGCAGCGGAACGAGCGCGGCGACACGCCTCTCGCTACTGATGCGCAGCAATTCGACGGGGTCTCGCGCGACATTGCCGATCGCGTCTTGCGTCGCGCGGGGCGCGCGTCGCCTGGCCGCGCGTCCCGCCTCACGCCGCTCGCGCCACGATTGCACTCCCTGCGCCTGGTTCATTGCGCCTTCCTCGTCGTCATCGTGATGGGTGCGTGAGCGCAGGATCGTCGTATCGACACTTCTGCACGCTTGATGCATCGTTGTGGCCTTGACGTCGCGCACCGGAAACCGGACCCTGTGCGCAATGCAATACAGCGCCACCGCTGGCTTATCAACACTATGCCGAACACTTCCGATCTCTTCGACCAACAGCGCGCCGACTGGCAGGCGGACCCGCACGCAGCGTTCGACGCCTGGCTCGCCCAGCAACAGTTCCGGGCGTCATCGGCGGATGTTTATCGCGCGCAATGGGGAAACTTTCTCGAGTGGCTGGCCGCGAAGCGCGCGACGCTGCAAACGGTGCAACGGCCGGTGATCGAACAATTCGTCTCGCAGCTCGACATCCGGCGTCCGCAGCGCATGCGCTATTTGCGGTTGATCGAGCGCGTGCTGGACCATGTGCGCGAGATCGAATCGGCAGCGACGAATCCGGCGCGCTTCATCGCCCAGGACGGCGACGCGGCGTGGCGCAAGGCGCGCGACAACGAGCCGACGGGTTTTCTCACGCACGACGAACGCGCGCTGCTCATCGCCCATCTTTTTTCGCCGCTCGGCACGCTGCCGACCGGTCAACGCTGGCGCGAGCGGCGCGATCGCGCGCTGGTCGCGGCGTTTTTGGGCGCGGGCGTGAAAACCGGCGAGGCGGCGCAGCTGACCGTCGATTGTTACGCGCCCGGCGCGCCGTATATCACGGTGGACGCGGCGAATCCGCTCTTGATTCGCCAGGCACGGCTCGCGCCCTTCGCGGTCGAACTGCTCGATGGATGGATCGCCGAGCGCAAGGCGGTCGGGCTGGCGGGCGAACTGCTATTTCCCGCGGCGCCGTCCGGCCGTTCGATGCACAAGGCGACGATGCTTCGCGCGATCGACGCGGTCGTCGCGGCTTCAGGCATTGCGGCGTCGCGCGCGGCGCGTGCGAGTCCGCAGACGCTTCGGAATACCTACGCGGCCGAATTATTCGACGACGGGACCGACCCCGACCGCGTCGGACAATGGCTGGGCTTTCAGCAGCAGATATCGGTTCATCGCCTGCATCGGGCCTGGCAAGAATGGATGGGTGAGCAAATACGGGAGCGTGACATAGCGAGAGCGCGCGCCGATGCAAGCAATGGAGGCCGATAAACGGCCGCGCGGATAGTCCCGTAAACCCTCACCTTTCGCGTCGCGGCGTCACATGGCGTCCGGCGCAGGGCTGTCGGCCGCTTCCAGAAATGCCTTAACGGCTGCGAGCTTTGACGACGTCGCGCCCGACGTCCGCTCGCAATGCGGGCACGACAGCTCGTATTCGTCTTCGTGACGCTGCAGATCCGGCTCGGCGCTCTCGCAGGCGGGACAATCGACGGGCGCGTTCACATACGCGTCGACCTGCGCGCCGAGCGTGGCGATCTCGCTCGCGCAAAGACGTCCGTCGAGCGCCAGCGACGCGATCAGCCTGCCGACTTCGGCGCTCAGGCCCGCGCGCACCCGGTGCGCATCGCGTTCGCGCGTGAGCGCATCGATTTCGTCCGACTGCTCCCGCATTTGCGACTCGAGACGGTCTGCGCGGCTCCGCGCTGCGCTAAGTTGTTGAATGAACTCGAATTCCTTCTGCCCGGCTTCACGCGTGCTCGCCTGATACGTGGCCGCCATTCCGCGCAGCGCGTCGAGTTCGACGAGCATCGGCTTCACACGGCGCTCGGCGTCCTTGACGGCGTCCTTGATCTGCTGCGCGTAGTGTTCCGTGTTGCGGCGCAGTTCGCTCTGCAACTCGTCGATCCGGTCGC includes the following:
- a CDS encoding helix-turn-helix domain-containing protein, yielding MASSRSEASAEASAEASAEASAGEAAASAPAPPRVGEHIQRLRNERKLTLDDLSRAAGVSKSMLSEIERDKANPTIAVAWRLTNALGISLDQLFAQQKPAEAIRVASPRDIPTLNGDNGGYQLRVWGPIELAGKFEWYELTLQPGAALTSNAHEPGTREHVTVLNGAIEVEASGARRRLKAGETARYAADDGHAIRNVGRSEAKALLVVIHG
- a CDS encoding LysR family transcriptional regulator; protein product: MAGFNERILNGISVFAAIVDAGTFAAAADRLGMSQPGASRAIARLEARLRIRLFDRTTRTVSLTDDGRRFFEQVMPHLAGLEEAAATASGSATAVRGRLRVNVDPIFSRLVLGPKLEAFMQAHPELELELLTRDRLGDMIADGFDLAVRFGEPRNSSLVARKLLDTPVRTVAAPSYVARCGRPATPQALASEGHRCIEFRDPETGRPFPWEFHRGKKRLTVDTRGHLTLNDPGTMLSACLSGYGIAQILELGHAHLIDEGTLIDLFPDWPDERFPLYAFHPSRHHPPAKTRAFLDFAVALAGNE
- a CDS encoding CsbD family protein — encoded protein: MNEDQVKGVGQQVKGKINEAVGKATDDPAQEAKGDMQQAAGKIQKGAGDVREDVKDSVKKNP
- a CDS encoding ATP-binding protein — translated: MNSIRRWLLRWLICGLALACLMAGLGIFRTAQLEAGELFDYELRTVALSLPGNVGAADVAEGRSHDLHGIADDRLVIDIWDKSGRLVYHSPREPALPRFGDGFRSSEREGYRWRAFGVTQPDRFVQVAQPYFVRDDLAITLALRIIWPLALLIPVIVVIVLVVVARGLAPVRSLSRALSARHSESLEPVAISGPMPVELRPLVDALNGLLARLNDASEAQRTFVADAAHELRTPLTALKLQIQGAIGDGSLKVDSATLARIDGRLNRLIHLAQQLLSMAREDAAREAAIAPMSLRALCETRVSDFSLLAETKSIDLGLELEQPHGDLDAFGILGDSHALAVLVNNLLDNAIRHTPRGGRVDVTLRREADGIALTVLDTGPGIPASELERVCDRFYRCVGTQGQGSGLGLAIALRVAERHHATFGAKNRNGTSGLEVSVRGLRAVDMKAQETGLGAVAMR
- a CDS encoding YceI family protein, whose translation is MASLILACACFGACTPFEVVTHHVSANESSVPAGRYELDPHHWNVSFDVDHFHYSRFVIRFDKVTAQLDWNANGMADSAVRATIDASSVDTNVPLLDRMVKGPDMFDVARNPDITFVSTGFERTGDDKGALTGNLTIRGVTRPVTLGVRFNGHAVNPLTKQETLGFSADGHFSRAQFGLTTWYPAVGDDVHVAIQAEFSKAQK
- the tdh gene encoding L-threonine 3-dehydrogenase, which translates into the protein MKALAKLERAPGLTLTRVKRPEVGHNDVLIRIRKTAICGTDIHIWKWDDWAQKTIPVPMHVGHEYVGEIVEMGQEVRGSSIGDRVSGEGHITCGFCRNCRAGRRHLCRNTVGVGVNREGAFAEYLVIPAFNAFKIPADISDDLAAIFDPFGNATHTALSFNLVGEDVLITGAGPIGVMAAAIARHVGARNVVITDVNDYRLELARKMGATRAVNVARDNLRDVMRDLGMTEGFDVGLEMSGVPSAFTAMLESMNHGGKIALLGIPPAQTAIDWNQVIFKGLEIKGIYGREMFETWYKMVAMLQSGLDLSPILTHTFPVDDYERAFHTMLSGNSGKVVLDWTAA
- a CDS encoding DUF2252 domain-containing protein; its protein translation is MNQAQGVQSWRERREAGRAARRRAPRATQDAIGNVARDPVELLRISSERRVAALVPLRYGRMLASPFAFYRGSAIVHAHDLAGTLDSGIHFQICGDCHLANFGGFATPERALVFDLNDFDETSRGPWEWDIKRLAGSLSVAGRHLGHGPLSADECAFEATQSYQRHMAEYAEMSALDLWHERITFARMHDLARTDDGRRRVRRGIARALRRTHGTMLPKLADRTGDGWRIRDAPPAVFHIRGTSSLIDPDDEWMAMTHDRSTLFTALMRDYAASLTPERAALLAQFALQDVAFKVVGVGSVGTRCLVLLLTDHHGKPLFLQLKEASMSVVARYAKAGIRERGITHDGLRVVHGQRLMQAASDPFLGWATGALGRTFYVRQLRDMKISVELETLDKDGLRRYAGLCGWALARAHAKAGGCAPEISAYIGRSERFAEALVRYGRACAQQVEQDYERFRAACRSGELEARTDADMAADFSP
- a CDS encoding response regulator — translated: MRLLLVEDDEMIAETVQAALRRSSYTVDWAQDGRAAELSLDNGVYDLVLLDLSLPKRDGLDVLGAYRKNGGDALVMILTARDAVDDRIRGLDAGADDYLMKPFDLDELAARVRALLRRRTGHKQLVYSHGELTLDPAAHEAAKDGVALNLVPREFALLQALIEEPSRVFRRSELEEKLYGWGEEVGSNAIEVHVHSLRRKIGAEQIVTVRGVGYRLKRIG
- a CDS encoding glycine C-acetyltransferase — protein: MKNEFLSHLRETIEGIRAAGFYKQERVIASPQSSNIRLADGSEVLNFCANNYLGLADDPRLIEAAKQGLDADGFGMASVRFICGTQTIHKTLEKAIAQFLGTDDAILYSSCFDANGGLFETLLTEDDAIISDELNHASIIDGVRLSKARRLRYKNNDLADLEARLQEADAAGARFKLIATDGVFSMDGIIADLAGIRDLADRYGALVMVDDSHAVGFIGENGRGTPEHCGVLDRVDIITGTLGKALGGASGGYVAGHAEIIELLRQRSRPYLFSNTLAPSIAAASLKVLELIASDEGGALRSRVRENGARFRERMTSLGFDLIPGEHPIIPVMLGDAQLASQMADDLLNEGVYVIGFSYPVVPKGRARIRTQMSAAHTPEQIDRAVDAFARVGRSLGVIR
- a CDS encoding DUF2471 family protein, whose translation is MDSNGEHLSKKQFARAVRDLERITRQVAGRYIEKGVPLTWRLLHAIEAEAVADLGFAGRHEAALRELFARPDNFQYPETDDVVDIASSDALPAVFAFAVDAYESAARQGRPQLAIAAH